Sequence from the Maribellus comscasis genome:
CGGTTTGATGAAAACGTGCTCCGGCCTGCATCAAAACGTTTATCGCGCCCATTTTACTGAGATCTTCAATTTTTTGCCGGGAGGAAGGATTGATATCCAGTGAAACTTCCGGGGGTATATCTTTTCCTTTTACGATTTCACTTACCATCCAAAAATCACGCAAGCCCGGGTTGGCAGAAGATCCAACAACCACCTGCGAAATCGGCTCACCATCCACTTCATACACCGGCACTACTTTACCGGGGCTGCTGGGTTTAGCGATCAATGGCACCAAATCAGGAAGATGGATGTGGTCAGTTTTATCATATTCAGCTCCTTCATCGGCAGTAATCCCCTGCCAGTCGTTTCCGCGATCTTCCTGTTTGAGCATTACCCAGGTCATATCATCCGACGGAAAAACGCTGGTTGTTGCCCCCAATTCTGCTCCCATGTTGGCAATCACGTGTCTGTCCCATGCCGAAAGTGTTTTTACCCCTTCTCCAAAATATTCAATAATGTACCCCACTCCACCTTTTACATCATAGCGTCGTAACATCTCCAGAACAATGTCTTTGGCGCTCACCCAGTCGGGCAATTCTCCTGTAAGTTCCACACCAAATATCTTAGGCATGGTAATGTAAAAGGGTTCACCTGCAGCTGCGGTAGCCACGTCGAGTCCGCCGGCACCAATGGCCAGCATTCCCATACTTCCTGCAGAACAGGTGTGACTGTCGGAGCCAATCATTGATTTCCCCGGTTTTCCAAAACGCTCCATATGAACCACATGACTAATGCCATTTCCCGGCCGGCTAAACCAGTATCCAAACTTTTTTGCTGCCGACTGTAAAAACAGATGATCGTCGGCATTCTTAAAATCTGTTTGTAAAAGATTATGGTCTACATACTGAACCGCAACTTCTGCGGAAACCCTTTTGATGCCGATTTTTTCCAGCTCCAGCATAATCAAGGTTCCTGTTGCATCCTGTTGTAAAATGTGATCTATTTTTAACCCTATTTCTTCACCCGGAACCATTTCTCCGCTTAGCAGATGAGACTGAATGAGTTTTTGTGCGACGTTTAATTTTTTCATCTTTTTATCCTTTTGCTTCGTTCATTTCCAATTCCATTTTCTCGCTGATCTGATCCTTTTCCTTTGGAGAGGGTCTTAAAATCAAACGGATTCCGCGGTCGTAGGTAAAATAATTCCAAATCCAGTTGGCAAAAACCACTGCCTTATTTCTAAAACCAACCAAAAATAAAAGGTGAACAACCATCCACAGCAACCACCCGGCAAAACCAAAGACTTTGATATTTCCGGGCAAATCGGCAATGGCTTTATTTTTTCCAACCGTAGCCATCACTCCTTTATTCTTGTATCTAAATTTTTTGGGAGAATGATTTTTCGCCATCCGTTTCAGGTTTCTTGCCATATGTTTTCCCTGTTGAATAGCAACCTGTGCAAGTCCGGGAAGACCCACTTCGTAGATGTCTGTCGTCATAAAAGAAACATCGCCAATGGCAAAAATCCGTTTAAAAACATCATCTGTTGATTTTCCTTTCTGAACCTGATGAAATTCATTTACAACAAGTTTTCCTTTTTTGATACTTCCGTTTTCAAAACCTTCCGGTACATTTCCTTTTACTCCGGCGGCCCAAATAAGCGTTTTTGTCAGAATTTTATTTCCGTTATTTAATGTTGCTGTTTGTCCGTCGTATTCTTCAATCATAGTGTTCAAAACGACCTGAACTCCCATCTTCTTCAAATACATGTGAGCTTTTTCTCCGGCTTTCTCCGACATGGCTGGAAGCACGCAATCCATGCCTTCAACCAAATAAATTTTAACTTTCCGAATGTCCAATTCCGGATAGTCTTTGCGCAATGCATGATATTTTAATTCGGCCAGAGCACCACAAACTTCAACGCCTGTAGGTCCGGCGCCAACCACTACAAAATTGATGGGCGCACTGTTCTTTAGTCCTCGTCTTGAAACTTCCAATCGTTCAAACTGCTGAAAAATATGGCTTCGCAAATCAAGTGCATGGGTCACCTGTTTTAAGGGGAATGAATTTTCTGCAATACTTTTATTCCCAAAAAAGTTCATTTTAGCACCGGTTGCAATCACCAGGTAATCATATTTCAAACTCCCGGCGTTGGTTTCAACTTCATTTTTTGAAGGAATTACCCGTTCAACCGTCACCATCCGAAAATAAACATCATTTTCCGGATCCATGATTTTTCTCAAAGGCCCAGCTACCGAATCGGGTTCCAACCCAGCAGTAGCTACCTGATATAAAAGCGGTTGAAAGGTGTGGTAGTTGTACCTGTCAAGTAAAACCACCTGGAAATCTTTTTTTGAGATACTCCGCAATAAATGAGCCCCGCCAAAACCTCCTCCAACAATTATCAAGCGTGGTTTATCCGACTCGGGGATATTT
This genomic interval carries:
- a CDS encoding NAD(P)/FAD-dependent oxidoreductase — encoded protein: MQHHSEFTLNIPESDKPRLIIVGGGFGGAHLLRSISKKDFQVVLLDRYNYHTFQPLLYQVATAGLEPDSVAGPLRKIMDPENDVYFRMVTVERVIPSKNEVETNAGSLKYDYLVIATGAKMNFFGNKSIAENSFPLKQVTHALDLRSHIFQQFERLEVSRRGLKNSAPINFVVVGAGPTGVEVCGALAELKYHALRKDYPELDIRKVKIYLVEGMDCVLPAMSEKAGEKAHMYLKKMGVQVVLNTMIEEYDGQTATLNNGNKILTKTLIWAAGVKGNVPEGFENGSIKKGKLVVNEFHQVQKGKSTDDVFKRIFAIGDVSFMTTDIYEVGLPGLAQVAIQQGKHMARNLKRMAKNHSPKKFRYKNKGVMATVGKNKAIADLPGNIKVFGFAGWLLWMVVHLLFLVGFRNKAVVFANWIWNYFTYDRGIRLILRPSPKEKDQISEKMELEMNEAKG
- a CDS encoding aconitate hydratase, with product MKKLNVAQKLIQSHLLSGEMVPGEEIGLKIDHILQQDATGTLIMLELEKIGIKRVSAEVAVQYVDHNLLQTDFKNADDHLFLQSAAKKFGYWFSRPGNGISHVVHMERFGKPGKSMIGSDSHTCSAGSMGMLAIGAGGLDVATAAAGEPFYITMPKIFGVELTGELPDWVSAKDIVLEMLRRYDVKGGVGYIIEYFGEGVKTLSAWDRHVIANMGAELGATTSVFPSDDMTWVMLKQEDRGNDWQGITADEGAEYDKTDHIHLPDLVPLIAKPSSPGKVVPVYEVDGEPISQVVVGSSANPGLRDFWMVSEIVKGKDIPPEVSLDINPSSRQKIEDLSKMGAINVLMQAGARFHQTGCMGCIGMGQAPASNTISLRTMPRNFPGRSGTADDQVFLCSPETAAVSALFGKITNPKKYGKYMKYPKYEEPENASKNTFMLVPPAQKNESTELKKGPNIKSLPDFEAVEDSFKVPVALKMEDNISTDEILKAGAEVLPLRSNIEAISKYAYYVIDQGFFDKALKMKESDGGHVVVAGENYAQGSSREHAAIAPRYLGQKAVIAKSYARIGFQNLVNYGIVPFVFENPEDYDKINPGDILEFQFVWEAIRESKPALVVNKISGAEFPVVCKLTPQQKNLLLAGGLINFLRKRKK